One genomic segment of Esox lucius isolate fEsoLuc1 chromosome 15, fEsoLuc1.pri, whole genome shotgun sequence includes these proteins:
- the kif13ba gene encoding kinesin-like protein KIF13B isoform X4, whose protein sequence is MVETSLNDSNVKVAVRVRPMNRREKDLNTKCIVDMEGNQTTLQPSGGNLGRGDSRSQPKTFAYDYCFWSMDESEKDKFAGQDVVFHCLGESLLHNAFQGYNACIFAYGQTGSGKSYTMMGSVDSPGLIPRLCSSLFDRTLQEQREGEGFTIEVSYMEIYNEKVRDLLDPKGSRQALRVREHKVLGPYVDGLSRLAVASYKDIESLMSEGNKSRTVAATNMNEESSRSHAVFNIILTHTLKDLRSGTSGEKVSKLSLVDLAGSERAAKTGATGERMKEGSNINKSLTTLGLVISALAEQGCGKNKTKFVPYRDSVLTWLLKDSLGGNSRTAMVATVSPAADNYDETLSTLRYADRAKSIVNHAVVNEDPNARIIRELREEVEKLRDQLTQAESMKAPELKERLEESEKLIQEMTVTWEEKLRKTEEIAQERQKQLESLGISLQSSGIRVGEDKCFLVNLNADPALNELLVYYLKEHTKVGSADSQDIQLCGMGIQAEHCIIDITTDQGVVLTPLRMSRTCVNGSPCTSPLQLHHGDRILWGNNHFFRINLPKRRLRGSGEEEEGEGGLMKNSNSSEQLDGDGDTNSEVSSEVSFSYEFAQTEVMMKALGNSDPMQAVLQSLERQHEEEKRSALERQRLMYEQELQQLRRKLHPDRQPTGQTGTSPNQSQGQADRQGQSHYRSLERLSMGGMSNSPSAQSRLKQWSEEREAVLTRSLRKLREQIVRANLLVQEAGFIAEELDKRTEYRVTLQIPAANLNANRKRDAVLSEPAVQVRRKGKGKQIWALEKMENRLVDMRDLYQEWKDHDEDNPVMRSYFKRADPFFDEQENHSLIGVANVFLSCLFYDVKLQYAVPIINQKGEVVGRLHVEVVRVAGGVEESMAGGEDEASPDGEVQERKLVCMIKILQATGLPQYLSNFVFCQYSFWDQAEPIIVAPEVDPSSSSPSSKDPHCMVVFDSCKEIAVAVTEEFIEYLTEGALAIEVYGHRQADPGRNPALWDLSIIQAKTRTLRDRWSEVTRRLEMWVQVLEINENGDFMPVEVLPARDVRTGGIFQLRQGQSRRLQVEVKSVQDSGTMPLIAEVVLAVSVGCVEIRPTPQTKANNHGVSVEGDEMDSYQERDLERLRRQWLTALTKRQEYLDQHLQTLVSKPEKTEDDAEREAQLLEWRLTLTEERNAVMVPSAGSGIPGAPAEWVPLPGMETHTPVLFLDLSADDFSSQEALEVPETGGWDATLCGEDEDDFFDLQIVKHYDGEVKAEASWDCTVHECPQLSRGGAWLDQRVYLTVRCVVQLSHPADMQLVLRKRICVNLNPGRQGFAQNLLKRMSTRSTIPGCGVTFEVVSNIPGDAQGSEDREMLARLAASAENPKSADNEAAIEKYLRSVLAVENILTLDRLRQEVAVKEHLAGKGRGNRRSLSSPSVHRLSGSRQDLSSNCNLEDNKSRWESQQDIFMTSPQFSRTMPRPTPSPSPPTVPPQNQEPDPGRSGLAASYLSVKALVMPKLLKSLFPSRDDKKEPLRPSPHSLQHVPRIVMQTTSPEDNKIRIEPVAMLGRTALIPALTNDKWSESTEAPPYPVPSSQHDCHDNPLSPISEASSGYFSTSVSTATLSEASGVAGGEHTPTRPSSSPLNLIEEGVGLKGSDATDTTLPRTQRLADRNGVTAASPQLDNTCPGPGPGVTTGSQPFSVLRVSTSDLKSFQHGVQGEEEESGERQSGQESLERLEIILDDDEACRDYVLPDWLREGVCVTVGTNKGGTVRYVGSTEFAEGLWVGVELDSPSGKNDGSVAGHYYFRCNPGYGVLVRPDRVFQRECSTKQNQENRRSSEFYQPVLRGEITNRRGENRKSWSS, encoded by the exons GAGCAGACAGGCCTTGAGGGTGAGGGAACACAAGGTGCTGGGACCATATGTGGATGGATTGTCTCGTCTGGCTGTGGCCAGCTACAAG GACATTGAGTCTCTGATGTCAGAAGGGAACAAATCTCGTACAGTGGCTGCCACCAATATGAACGAGGAAAGCAGCAGATCTCATGCAGTCTTCAACATtatcctcacacacactctcaaagaCCTGCGGTCCGGG ACAAGTGGGGAGAAGGTCAGTAAGCTGAGCCTGGTGGATCTGGCCGGCAGTGAGAGAGCCGCCAAGACCGGGGCGACTggagagaggatgaaggagggCAGCAACATCAACAA GTCTCTGACCACCCTTGGCCTGGTCATATCTGCTCTGGCAGAACAGGGATGTGGGAAGAACAAGACTAAATTTGTCCCCTACAGAGACTCTGTGCTCACATGGCTGCTGAAG GACAGCCTGGGCGGTAACAGCCGGACGGCCATGGTTGCTACGGTGAGCCCAGCGGCTGACAACTATGATGAGACGCTGTCGACACTCCGCTATGCCGACCGGGCCAAGAGCATCGTCAACCACGCAGTGGTCAACGAGGACCCCAATGCACGCATCATCAGGGAGTTACGAGAAGAGGTGGAGAAACTGCGGGACCAGCTGACCCAGGCCGAG TCCATGAAGGCCCCAGAGCTGAAGGAAAGACTGGAGGAGTCAGAGAAACTCATCCAGGAGATGACAGTCACCTGGGAGGAGAAACTACGCAAGACAGAGGAGATAGCACAg GAGCGTCAGAAGCAGTTGGAGTCCCTGGGTATATCCCTTCAGTCCTCTGGCATCCGAGTGGGTGAGGACAAGTGTTTCCTGGTCAACCTTAATGCTGACCCCGCCCTCAACGAGCTGCTGGTCTACTACCTGAAG GAGCACACCAAGGTGGGTTCGGCTGACTCCCAGGACATCCAACTGTGTGGAATGGGCATCCAGGCTGAACATTGCATCATCGACATCACCACGGACCAAGGAGTAGTCCTGACCCCTCTTAGAATGTCACG AACGTGTGTGAACGGTTCTCCATGCACCAGCCCTCTTCAGCTTCACCATGGAGACCGCATCCTCTGGGGAAACAACCACTttttcag GATCAACCTGCCTAAGCGGAGGTTGCGGGGCAgtggtgaggaagaggagggtgagGGGGGTTTGATGAAGAACAGTAACAGCAGTGAACAGCTGGATGGTGATGGAGACACCAACAGTGAAGTGTCCTCTGAGGTGTCCTTCTCCTATGAGTTTGCTCAGACGGAGGTCATGATGAAGGCCCTGGGGAACAGCG ACCCCATGCAGGCAGTGCTTCAGTCCCTGGAGCGGCAGCACGAGGAGGAGAAGCGCTCTGCGCTGGAAAGACAGAGGCTGATGTACGAACAGGAGCTCCAGCAGCTGAGACGGAAGCttcacccagacagacagcccaCAGGACAGACGGGCACGTCCCCCAACCAATCACAGGGCCAGGCTGACCGACAGGGACAGTCTCACTACCGCAGCCTGGAGAGACTCAGTATGGGGGGCATGTCCAACTCTCCAAGCGCACAGAGCAGACTGAAGCAGTGGAgcgaggagag AGAGGCGGTGCTAACCCGTAGCCTGCGGAAGCTTAGGGAGCAGATAGTGAGGGCTAACCTGCTGGTCCAGGAGGCAGGTTTCATAGCAGAAGAGTTGGACAAACGAACAGAGTATAGAGTCACCCTGCAGATACCTGCTGCTAACCTCAACGCCAACCGCAAG CGGGATGCTGTGTTGAGTGAGCCAGCTGTGCAGGTGAGACGAAAAGGGAAAGGAAAACAGATCTGGGCTCTGGAGAAAATGGAGAACCGGCTGGTGGATATGAGAGACCTCTACCAGGAATGGAAGGACCATGACGAGGACAACCCT GTGATGCGTTCCTACTTCAAACGTGCCGACCCGTTCTTTGATGAGCAGGAGAACCACAGTCTGATAGGTGTGGCCAACGTCTTCCTGTCCTGTCTGTTCTATGATGTCAAGCTGCAGTATGCAGTACCCATCATCAACCAGAAGGGGGAG GTAGTTGGGAGGTTACACGTGGAGGTGGTGAGGGTGGCGGGGGGGGTTGAGGAGAGCATGGCTGGGGGAGAGGACGAGGCCAGCCCTGATGGAGAGGTACAGGAGAGGAAACTGGTCTGCATG ATCAAGATATTGCAGGCGACAGGCCTCCCCCAGTACCTGTCCAACTTTGTCTTCTGCCAGTACTCGTTCTGGGATCAGGCAGAGCCCATCATCGTGGCCCCAGAGGTGGACCCATCCTCCTCGTCCCCCAGCAGTAAGGACCCCCACTGCATGGTGGTCTTTGACAGCTGCAAG GAGATAGCTGTGGCAGTAACAGAGGAGTTTATAGAGTATTTGACGGAGGGGGCGTTGGCCATTGAGGTGTACGGACACCGACAGGCTGATCCCGGCAGAAACCCCGCCCTCTGGGACCTCAGCATCATACAGGCTAAGACCCGAACACTACGAGATAG GTGGAGTGAGGTGACACGCCGCTTGGAGATGTGGGTCCAGGTGTTGGAGATCAATGAGAACGGAGACTTCATGCCTGTAGAGGTGTTGCCTGCCAGGGATGTTCGTACAGGAGGCATATTTCAACTACGACAG GGCCAGTCGAGGCGCCTGCAGGTGGAGGTGAAGTCTGTCCAGGACAGTGGCACCATGCCCCTGATCGCTGAGGTGGTCCTGGCTGTGTCAGTGGGCTGTGTGGAGATCAGACCAACCCCCCAGACCAAGGCCAATAACCACGGAGTCTCAGTGGAGGGGGACGAGATGGACAGTTATCAG GAGCGTGATCTGGAGCGTCTTCGTCGCCAGTGGCTGACTGCGCTCACCAAGAGACAGGAGTATCTGGACCAACATCTCCAGACCCTGGTCAGCAAGCCAG AGAAGACGGAGGATGATGCTGAGAGGGAGGCACAGCTGTTGGAATGGCGTCTGACTCTGACTGAGGAGAGGAATGCTGTCATGGTTCCCTCAGCTGGGAGTGGCATTCCTGGAGCGCCTGCAGAGTG GGTTCCTCTACCTGGCATGGAGACTCACACACCAGTGCTTTTCCTGGACCTCAGTG CGGATGACTTCAGTTCCCAGGAGGCCTTGGAAGTCCCAGAGACGGGCGGCTGGGACGCCACTCTGTGCGGTGAGGATGAGGACGACTTCTTCGACCTGCAGATCGTCAAACACTATGATGGAGAG GTGAAGGCTGAGGCGTCATGGGACTGCACAGTGCACGAGTGTCCGCAGCTGAGTCGTGGAGGAGCCTGGCTGGATCAGAGGGTGTATCTGACGGTCCGCTGTGTGGTTCAGCTCAGCCACCCGGCCGACATGCAGCTCGTCCTGAGGAAACGGATCTGTGTCAACCTGAACCCGGGTCGACAGGGCTTCGCCCAGAACCTCCTGAAGAGGATGTCCACGCGATCAACCATTCCTGGTTGTGGCGTTACATTCGAGGTGGTCTCCAACATCCCTGGG GACGCCCAGGGCTCAGAGGACAGGGAGATGCTGGCTCGTCTCGCCGCCAGTGCTGAGAACCCTAAGTCAGCCGACAACGAAGCGGCCATTGAGAAATACCTCCGCAGTGTCCTGGCCGTGGAGAACATCCTGACCCTGGACCGCCTACGACAG gAGGTGGCAGTGAAGGAGCACCTGGCAGGTAAAGGGCGGGGCAACAGACGAAGTCTCAGCTCCCCCAGTGTCCACAGG CTTTCTGGAAGCAGACAGGACCTGTCCTCAAACTGCAACCTGGAAGACAACAAG AGTCGCTGGGAGAGCCAGCAGGATATCTTCATGACCTCGCCCCAGTTCAGCCGCACCATGCCTCGCCCGACCCCCTCCCCCTCGCCCCCCACTGTGCCCCCACAGAACCAGGAGCCAGACCCAG GTCGTTCAGGGCTTGCTGCCTCTTATCTTTCAGTCAAAGCCCTGGTGATGCCCAAGCTTCTCAAGTCCCTGTTCCCCTCCCGCGATGACAAAAAGGAGCCCCTGCGCCCCTCGCCTCACTCCCTTCAG CATGTGCCTCGTATTGTCATGCAAACCACCAGCCCTGAAGACAACAAGATCCGGATAGAACCG GTTGCTATGCTAGGAAGGACCGCCCTGATCCCGGCCCTGACCAATGACAAGTGGTCGGAGTCCACTGAAGCCCCTCCTTATCCTGTTCCATCTTCCCAGCATGACTGTCATGACAACCCCCTCAGCCCTATCAGCGAGGCCTCCAGCGGTTACTTCTCCACAAGCGTTTCCACAGCAACCTTGTCGGAGGCTTCAGGCGTGGCCGGTGGTGAACACACCCCCACccgcccctcctcctcccccctcaaCCTCATTGAGGAAGGGGTGGGGCTAAAGGGAAGTGACGCTACTGACACTACATTACCCAGAACTCAACGGCTAGCTGACCGGAATGGTGTTACTGCTGCCTCTCCTCAGCTTGACAACACCTGCCCTGGCCCTGGTCCTGGTGTCACCACGGGCAGCCAGCCCTTCTCCGTGCTGAGAGTGTCCACGTCTGACCTCAAGTCATTCCAGCATGGTGTccagggggaggaagaggagagtggAGAAAGACAAAGTGGACAGGAGAGTCTGGAGAGACTGGAAATCATTCTGGATGACGATGAGGCATGCCGTGACTATGTGCtccctgattggctgagagaAGGCGTGTGCGTGACTGTGGGAACCAATAAGGGCGGGACCGTGCGCTACGTGGGAAGCACTGAGTTTGCAGAGGGCTTGTGGGTCGGGGTGGAGCTGGACTCACCCTCAG GTAAGAACGATGGCTCCGTAGCTGGGCATTACTACTTCCGCTGTAACCCTGGTTACGGTGTCCTTGTGCGTCCAGACCGGGTGTTCCAAAGGGAGTGTTCCACCAAACAGAACCAGGAGAATCGGCGCAGCAGTGAGTTCTACCAGCCCGTTTTACGGGGAGAGATCACTAACAGAAGAGGGGAGAACCGCAAGTCGTGGAGCAGCTGA
- the kif13ba gene encoding kinesin-like protein KIF13B isoform X1, with protein MVETSLNDSNVKVAVRVRPMNRREKDLNTKCIVDMEGNQTTLQPSGGNLGRGDSRSQPKTFAYDYCFWSMDESEKDKFAGQDVVFHCLGESLLHNAFQGYNACIFAYGQTGSGKSYTMMGSVDSPGLIPRLCSSLFDRTLQEQREGEGFTIEVSYMEIYNEKVRDLLDPKGSRQALRVREHKVLGPYVDGLSRLAVASYKDIESLMSEGNKSRTVAATNMNEESSRSHAVFNIILTHTLKDLRSGTSGEKVSKLSLVDLAGSERAAKTGATGERMKEGSNINKSLTTLGLVISALAEQGCGKNKTKFVPYRDSVLTWLLKDSLGGNSRTAMVATVSPAADNYDETLSTLRYADRAKSIVNHAVVNEDPNARIIRELREEVEKLRDQLTQAESMKAPELKERLEESEKLIQEMTVTWEEKLRKTEEIAQERQKQLESLGISLQSSGIRVGEDKCFLVNLNADPALNELLVYYLKEHTKVGSADSQDIQLCGMGIQAEHCIIDITTDQGVVLTPLRMSRTCVNGSPCTSPLQLHHGDRILWGNNHFFRINLPKRRLRGSGEEEEGEGGLMKNSNSSEQLDGDGDTNSEVSSEVSFSYEFAQTEVMMKALGNSDPMQAVLQSLERQHEEEKRSALERQRLMYEQELQQLRRKLHPDRQPTGQTGTSPNQSQGQADRQGQSHYRSLERLSMGGMSNSPSAQSRLKQWSEEREAVLTRSLRKLREQIVRANLLVQEAGFIAEELDKRTEYRVTLQIPAANLNANRKRDAVLSEPAVQVRRKGKGKQIWALEKMENRLVDMRDLYQEWKDHDEDNPVMRSYFKRADPFFDEQENHSLIGVANVFLSCLFYDVKLQYAVPIINQKGEVVGRLHVEVVRVAGGVEESMAGGEDEASPDGEVQERKLVCMIKILQATGLPQYLSNFVFCQYSFWDQAEPIIVAPEVDPSSSSPSSKDPHCMVVFDSCKEIAVAVTEEFIEYLTEGALAIEVYGHRQADPGRNPALWDLSIIQAKTRTLRDRWSEVTRRLEMWVQVLEINENGDFMPVEVLPARDVRTGGIFQLRQGQSRRLQVEVKSVQDSGTMPLIAEVVLAVSVGCVEIRPTPQTKANNHGVSVEGDEMDSYQERDLERLRRQWLTALTKRQEYLDQHLQTLVSKPEKTEDDAEREAQLLEWRLTLTEERNAVMVPSAGSGIPGAPAEWVPLPGMETHTPVLFLDLSADDFSSQEALEVPETGGWDATLCGEDEDDFFDLQIVKHYDGEVKAEASWDCTVHECPQLSRGGAWLDQRVYLTVRCVVQLSHPADMQLVLRKRICVNLNPGRQGFAQNLLKRMSTRSTIPGCGVTFEVVSNIPGDAQGSEDREMLARLAASAENPKSADNEAAIEKYLRSVLAVENILTLDRLRQEVAVKEHLAGKGRGNRRSLSSPSVHRLSGSRQDLSSNCNLEDNKSRWESQQDIFMTSPQFSRTMPRPTPSPSPPTVPPQNQEPDPGRSGLAASYLSVKALVMPKLLKSLFPSRDDKKEPLRPSPHSLQVGNLENCGLQLIQQQHVPRIVMQTTSPEDNKIRIEPVAMLGRTALIPALTNDKWSESTEAPPYPVPSSQHDCHDNPLSPISEASSGYFSTSVSTATLSEASGVAGGEHTPTRPSSSPLNLIEEGVGLKGSDATDTTLPRTQRLADRNGVTAASPQLDNTCPGPGPGVTTGSQPFSVLRVSTSDLKSFQHGVQGEEEESGERQSGQESLERLEIILDDDEACRDYVLPDWLREGVCVTVGTNKGGTVRYVGSTEFAEGLWVGVELDSPSGKNDGSVAGHYYFRCNPGYGVLVRPDRVFQRECSTKQNQENRRSSEFYQPVLRGEITNRRGENRKSWSS; from the exons GAGCAGACAGGCCTTGAGGGTGAGGGAACACAAGGTGCTGGGACCATATGTGGATGGATTGTCTCGTCTGGCTGTGGCCAGCTACAAG GACATTGAGTCTCTGATGTCAGAAGGGAACAAATCTCGTACAGTGGCTGCCACCAATATGAACGAGGAAAGCAGCAGATCTCATGCAGTCTTCAACATtatcctcacacacactctcaaagaCCTGCGGTCCGGG ACAAGTGGGGAGAAGGTCAGTAAGCTGAGCCTGGTGGATCTGGCCGGCAGTGAGAGAGCCGCCAAGACCGGGGCGACTggagagaggatgaaggagggCAGCAACATCAACAA GTCTCTGACCACCCTTGGCCTGGTCATATCTGCTCTGGCAGAACAGGGATGTGGGAAGAACAAGACTAAATTTGTCCCCTACAGAGACTCTGTGCTCACATGGCTGCTGAAG GACAGCCTGGGCGGTAACAGCCGGACGGCCATGGTTGCTACGGTGAGCCCAGCGGCTGACAACTATGATGAGACGCTGTCGACACTCCGCTATGCCGACCGGGCCAAGAGCATCGTCAACCACGCAGTGGTCAACGAGGACCCCAATGCACGCATCATCAGGGAGTTACGAGAAGAGGTGGAGAAACTGCGGGACCAGCTGACCCAGGCCGAG TCCATGAAGGCCCCAGAGCTGAAGGAAAGACTGGAGGAGTCAGAGAAACTCATCCAGGAGATGACAGTCACCTGGGAGGAGAAACTACGCAAGACAGAGGAGATAGCACAg GAGCGTCAGAAGCAGTTGGAGTCCCTGGGTATATCCCTTCAGTCCTCTGGCATCCGAGTGGGTGAGGACAAGTGTTTCCTGGTCAACCTTAATGCTGACCCCGCCCTCAACGAGCTGCTGGTCTACTACCTGAAG GAGCACACCAAGGTGGGTTCGGCTGACTCCCAGGACATCCAACTGTGTGGAATGGGCATCCAGGCTGAACATTGCATCATCGACATCACCACGGACCAAGGAGTAGTCCTGACCCCTCTTAGAATGTCACG AACGTGTGTGAACGGTTCTCCATGCACCAGCCCTCTTCAGCTTCACCATGGAGACCGCATCCTCTGGGGAAACAACCACTttttcag GATCAACCTGCCTAAGCGGAGGTTGCGGGGCAgtggtgaggaagaggagggtgagGGGGGTTTGATGAAGAACAGTAACAGCAGTGAACAGCTGGATGGTGATGGAGACACCAACAGTGAAGTGTCCTCTGAGGTGTCCTTCTCCTATGAGTTTGCTCAGACGGAGGTCATGATGAAGGCCCTGGGGAACAGCG ACCCCATGCAGGCAGTGCTTCAGTCCCTGGAGCGGCAGCACGAGGAGGAGAAGCGCTCTGCGCTGGAAAGACAGAGGCTGATGTACGAACAGGAGCTCCAGCAGCTGAGACGGAAGCttcacccagacagacagcccaCAGGACAGACGGGCACGTCCCCCAACCAATCACAGGGCCAGGCTGACCGACAGGGACAGTCTCACTACCGCAGCCTGGAGAGACTCAGTATGGGGGGCATGTCCAACTCTCCAAGCGCACAGAGCAGACTGAAGCAGTGGAgcgaggagag AGAGGCGGTGCTAACCCGTAGCCTGCGGAAGCTTAGGGAGCAGATAGTGAGGGCTAACCTGCTGGTCCAGGAGGCAGGTTTCATAGCAGAAGAGTTGGACAAACGAACAGAGTATAGAGTCACCCTGCAGATACCTGCTGCTAACCTCAACGCCAACCGCAAG CGGGATGCTGTGTTGAGTGAGCCAGCTGTGCAGGTGAGACGAAAAGGGAAAGGAAAACAGATCTGGGCTCTGGAGAAAATGGAGAACCGGCTGGTGGATATGAGAGACCTCTACCAGGAATGGAAGGACCATGACGAGGACAACCCT GTGATGCGTTCCTACTTCAAACGTGCCGACCCGTTCTTTGATGAGCAGGAGAACCACAGTCTGATAGGTGTGGCCAACGTCTTCCTGTCCTGTCTGTTCTATGATGTCAAGCTGCAGTATGCAGTACCCATCATCAACCAGAAGGGGGAG GTAGTTGGGAGGTTACACGTGGAGGTGGTGAGGGTGGCGGGGGGGGTTGAGGAGAGCATGGCTGGGGGAGAGGACGAGGCCAGCCCTGATGGAGAGGTACAGGAGAGGAAACTGGTCTGCATG ATCAAGATATTGCAGGCGACAGGCCTCCCCCAGTACCTGTCCAACTTTGTCTTCTGCCAGTACTCGTTCTGGGATCAGGCAGAGCCCATCATCGTGGCCCCAGAGGTGGACCCATCCTCCTCGTCCCCCAGCAGTAAGGACCCCCACTGCATGGTGGTCTTTGACAGCTGCAAG GAGATAGCTGTGGCAGTAACAGAGGAGTTTATAGAGTATTTGACGGAGGGGGCGTTGGCCATTGAGGTGTACGGACACCGACAGGCTGATCCCGGCAGAAACCCCGCCCTCTGGGACCTCAGCATCATACAGGCTAAGACCCGAACACTACGAGATAG GTGGAGTGAGGTGACACGCCGCTTGGAGATGTGGGTCCAGGTGTTGGAGATCAATGAGAACGGAGACTTCATGCCTGTAGAGGTGTTGCCTGCCAGGGATGTTCGTACAGGAGGCATATTTCAACTACGACAG GGCCAGTCGAGGCGCCTGCAGGTGGAGGTGAAGTCTGTCCAGGACAGTGGCACCATGCCCCTGATCGCTGAGGTGGTCCTGGCTGTGTCAGTGGGCTGTGTGGAGATCAGACCAACCCCCCAGACCAAGGCCAATAACCACGGAGTCTCAGTGGAGGGGGACGAGATGGACAGTTATCAG GAGCGTGATCTGGAGCGTCTTCGTCGCCAGTGGCTGACTGCGCTCACCAAGAGACAGGAGTATCTGGACCAACATCTCCAGACCCTGGTCAGCAAGCCAG AGAAGACGGAGGATGATGCTGAGAGGGAGGCACAGCTGTTGGAATGGCGTCTGACTCTGACTGAGGAGAGGAATGCTGTCATGGTTCCCTCAGCTGGGAGTGGCATTCCTGGAGCGCCTGCAGAGTG GGTTCCTCTACCTGGCATGGAGACTCACACACCAGTGCTTTTCCTGGACCTCAGTG CGGATGACTTCAGTTCCCAGGAGGCCTTGGAAGTCCCAGAGACGGGCGGCTGGGACGCCACTCTGTGCGGTGAGGATGAGGACGACTTCTTCGACCTGCAGATCGTCAAACACTATGATGGAGAG GTGAAGGCTGAGGCGTCATGGGACTGCACAGTGCACGAGTGTCCGCAGCTGAGTCGTGGAGGAGCCTGGCTGGATCAGAGGGTGTATCTGACGGTCCGCTGTGTGGTTCAGCTCAGCCACCCGGCCGACATGCAGCTCGTCCTGAGGAAACGGATCTGTGTCAACCTGAACCCGGGTCGACAGGGCTTCGCCCAGAACCTCCTGAAGAGGATGTCCACGCGATCAACCATTCCTGGTTGTGGCGTTACATTCGAGGTGGTCTCCAACATCCCTGGG GACGCCCAGGGCTCAGAGGACAGGGAGATGCTGGCTCGTCTCGCCGCCAGTGCTGAGAACCCTAAGTCAGCCGACAACGAAGCGGCCATTGAGAAATACCTCCGCAGTGTCCTGGCCGTGGAGAACATCCTGACCCTGGACCGCCTACGACAG gAGGTGGCAGTGAAGGAGCACCTGGCAGGTAAAGGGCGGGGCAACAGACGAAGTCTCAGCTCCCCCAGTGTCCACAGG CTTTCTGGAAGCAGACAGGACCTGTCCTCAAACTGCAACCTGGAAGACAACAAG AGTCGCTGGGAGAGCCAGCAGGATATCTTCATGACCTCGCCCCAGTTCAGCCGCACCATGCCTCGCCCGACCCCCTCCCCCTCGCCCCCCACTGTGCCCCCACAGAACCAGGAGCCAGACCCAG GTCGTTCAGGGCTTGCTGCCTCTTATCTTTCAGTCAAAGCCCTGGTGATGCCCAAGCTTCTCAAGTCCCTGTTCCCCTCCCGCGATGACAAAAAGGAGCCCCTGCGCCCCTCGCCTCACTCCCTTCAGGTAGGGAACCTGGAAAACTGTGGCCTCCAGCTTATTCAGCAG CAGCATGTGCCTCGTATTGTCATGCAAACCACCAGCCCTGAAGACAACAAGATCCGGATAGAACCG GTTGCTATGCTAGGAAGGACCGCCCTGATCCCGGCCCTGACCAATGACAAGTGGTCGGAGTCCACTGAAGCCCCTCCTTATCCTGTTCCATCTTCCCAGCATGACTGTCATGACAACCCCCTCAGCCCTATCAGCGAGGCCTCCAGCGGTTACTTCTCCACAAGCGTTTCCACAGCAACCTTGTCGGAGGCTTCAGGCGTGGCCGGTGGTGAACACACCCCCACccgcccctcctcctcccccctcaaCCTCATTGAGGAAGGGGTGGGGCTAAAGGGAAGTGACGCTACTGACACTACATTACCCAGAACTCAACGGCTAGCTGACCGGAATGGTGTTACTGCTGCCTCTCCTCAGCTTGACAACACCTGCCCTGGCCCTGGTCCTGGTGTCACCACGGGCAGCCAGCCCTTCTCCGTGCTGAGAGTGTCCACGTCTGACCTCAAGTCATTCCAGCATGGTGTccagggggaggaagaggagagtggAGAAAGACAAAGTGGACAGGAGAGTCTGGAGAGACTGGAAATCATTCTGGATGACGATGAGGCATGCCGTGACTATGTGCtccctgattggctgagagaAGGCGTGTGCGTGACTGTGGGAACCAATAAGGGCGGGACCGTGCGCTACGTGGGAAGCACTGAGTTTGCAGAGGGCTTGTGGGTCGGGGTGGAGCTGGACTCACCCTCAG GTAAGAACGATGGCTCCGTAGCTGGGCATTACTACTTCCGCTGTAACCCTGGTTACGGTGTCCTTGTGCGTCCAGACCGGGTGTTCCAAAGGGAGTGTTCCACCAAACAGAACCAGGAGAATCGGCGCAGCAGTGAGTTCTACCAGCCCGTTTTACGGGGAGAGATCACTAACAGAAGAGGGGAGAACCGCAAGTCGTGGAGCAGCTGA